A stretch of DNA from Anopheles ziemanni chromosome 3, idAnoZiCoDA_A2_x.2, whole genome shotgun sequence:
CCATAGAAGCCGTGGTTCTCCAGATTTTCATTGCCGTAGTATCCATGGTTTTGCTGATTCTCGTACCCGTAGGATTCATACGACTCCTGTTTGGGAGATTCCACCTCATAAAGTCCACGCTTCTCCTTCGTCTTTTCGTCAGTTGGTGCCGCGTTGGCGATGGCCAGAGCCACAAAGAATACGATGAACGCCTGTAGAGTGTTGGAACCTTTAGACTCTGATAGTTAAAAGAGCTTTGTAATGCGTCTTACCTTCATGTCTGCCTACTGGTTGGATGTACTGCACGTCTGAAGGATCACAACTGAATGATGATTTACCCAAGCCAGCTGGCCGTTTTATATCGCGAAACCTCGAAGCATCAACTATTTCCCATCTTCGCCTTGCTATCTCTTACTGTTGCCAACTAGAGAAATTCCGAAAATTGATCATGTGTAACGTACATCACAAGCACATAACGAAGAAACCATTGTAAACGTAAGCCATATTGTATCTTAAGAGCGTCGTCTAAATGCGGGACCAGTTTGATATAACCTGAAGATATTTGTAAATCAGTACAAGTTGACATTTGGACTTGATTTAATGTTACatgtacaaaaagaaaattcgaATCTGCGACTCAGTTTTGCTGTAGTAGTAGGATAGATGTTTACATTGTTTACCAGGGTTTCATGCACTTCTCTTCTCGGATATTCGAGGGATTACTTATGATTGacgagaataataaaaaaaattgcattattttttcatttaaacaaacgaaatatgTATGGAGAACTTTGTGtcatatgtttgaaaaactcAAAGCTTGATAACAATTTTAGGGATGTATGTAGATGAACTAGCCAAGCAAATTATTCTTAAACTGATATAAAAATGATCTTTTCTGCTCCTAAAATAAATTGGAAGCTGaatgataaaatttcaaatttgcgATAATTTAATTGTATCAAAAAGAGCTTCAATTTGCAGCACTAAGACACAGTTTTACATTACAGACAATTCTTAAACTTCATAAAAACGAGACAAAGCATCACTGTTCAAAGTTACCGAAGATGAAATTGAATGCGTTGtactattttttcaaaaacctgTTCGAAGTAGTTACAAACGCTCGAAACGGATGTTAAAACGTATTTAATAACCAGCTGAATTTAGAAAATACGCATAAAGTTGAAAACGTACGTCTTTTGAAGTAAGAACTAatccatttaattttcaaaagtttAAGAATGCCCATCACCAGTAATAAGTATggttctttaaaaaatatatatatctaCTATATTATAGTTAGTTTACGGTAAACCTATGATAATTTTTACTTCATCAAAAATTGTACCAATGGAATAATATATCAAACATTTCGACTGGAGTGTATCATGGTGGCCAGTCTAATATGAAGGTCAGCTATTGATATGCAAAATGAATAACAATTAGATAGAAAGCATAAGTGATCGACTTCAAAGTTTCTCACACTACATAACATTAAGAACGGACTATAAAACAAAGATTTACATTTCTAAATCAGTTCCGTAACATTCATAGTAAATTACATGGATCAAGAATCACATCAAAAAGATTTTCAgttttcattgtttatttcatCAGTTCTGTACATCGTCAATACTGCATCTTAACCCCAGAACGGCTTCTTGTGGTGTTCCTTGATGTGAACCGTCACTGGGACCTGCTTCTCGACGTACACGGGCTCCTTCACGTACACCGGGTAGGGCTTATCGACATGAACTGCGTACGGCTTCGGGACCTCGACGTATTCCTTCTTGTAGACTGGGACATGGACTGGGACCTTTACTTCCACTGGGTATGGGCGGTCAACGTGAACTGGGACCTTCTTCTCGACGTACACTGGGACCTTCTTCTCGACGTACACCGGGACCTTCTTCTCGACCTCAACTGGGTACGGGACCTTGACCTCCACTGGGACGTGCTTCTCGACCTCAACTGGGTACGGGACTGGGACCTTCTTCGTGATGACCTGTTTCACCTCCTTCTGGACGTAGTCGTTGCCATAGTATCCATGGTTGTGCTGGGTCTCGTAGCCGTAGGTCTCGAACGACTCCTGTTGGGAAGATCCCAGCTCATACAGTCCACGTTTCTCCTTCTTGGAATCGTTGATTGCACCCGCGCTGGCGATGGCCAAAGCCATAGAGAATACGATGAACGCCTGTAATGGCACGATTACACTcatgaaatttgaaaaacgaTATTGAATATCTTCACATTGTATCTTACCTTCATGTCTGCCTACTGGTTTGATATACTGCACGTCTGAAGGATCACAACTGAATGATAATCTGCGGCCGCTGCCTTCGTTTTATATGATCCAACCGGAGTAACATAACGGATATAAAACACCGTGGTAGGTCAAATTGCAACGctctttttggtttcttctttcacCATCCGCTGTAACATTCGTACGTGAGAGACAAAAATCAATCTTGCGTGAATCAAAACGTATATGAAAGCTTGGTTACAATATCTCCGCCATATGTGCCATATCTTCCACAACATGGAAAAGTTTGATAGCACATGCTGACAGAGGATCATTCACTGAAAAAGTCGTTTTTTACAACTAGTCATTGTCTGATGCATACGTGTAATGAGATCATCGCATTATTGTCAGCATACATGCCTTTCATATTTCTTCACTCTGCGATATTATAATACCCTATAGAGCTTGAGAAAACACGATGTATGTTATCAATCTACCAGAGTTTTGTTAGTTTCGTATTTAAATACATTCTTCACATCGAAAACCTAGCCTCGTATTTGAAGTAGGAAAATTAATACTGCTGACGAAGTAAGGCACAGCAACTATGCATAAGTTTAATTCATTAGGTTAAGTTAAGATGTTTATTCAAGAACAACATCACGGCGCTTGTTTATATCGAAATACCCTGTATGTCTAAGCAACATTTTGCTTTCTTTGAATGATGGATGAATTTTGATAGTTTCCGTTATTGCTACAAACACATGTACTGCATGTTAACAAATGTTAAGGTAATTATCTTTACAGATTTGTACATCcagtttaataaattttttgtaaattttaaaatctcaccattgaaaaatattgctcagtacgtaaaaaaaataaaataaataggaaATTACAGCAAATATACCCACAAAAACTGTATCTAAcataaaaaacgttttttcggCGGGTTTGTTAAAAACTTTAGCTTATTATGAACATGATATTACAAAAGTAAATACACATCCATGTAGCGTAGTAACTAATTACCAacacaataaaacaacatGTTATAAACTATATTTAACTTTAGGACACTGAGTTTGCTTTTCTCTTCCGAGACCCGGACCCCCTCCccagtacgagaggactgactatccaagTACACATTGGGTAAAAGTCTCGtgagcccttaacgggcaggcatgatcaATAAGGTCGttacaccaagaagaagaagaacttgATTGTCATGTATACCTCCATGTTAGTTTCTCATGTGCGCTGCAATATTGCATAAGCTTCCAATGAA
This window harbors:
- the LOC131285495 gene encoding titin-like, which produces MKAFIVFSMALAIASAGAINDSKKEKRGLYELGSSQQESFETYGYETQHNHGYYGNDYVQKEVKQVITKKVPVPYPVEVEKHVPVEVKVPYPVEVEKKVPVYVEKKVPVYVEKKVPVHVDRPYPVEVKVPVHVPVYKKEYVEVPKPYAVHVDKPYPVYVKEPVYVEKQVPVTVHIKEHHKKPFWG